The genomic region CGAGACTGACAGGTCGAGCAGGGTGGAAACACGGTCTTAGTGACCCGGCGGATCCGAGTGGAAGGGCCGTCGATCAACGGATAAAAGTTACCCCGGGGATAACAGGCTTATCGCGCTCAAGAGTTCATATCGACGGCGCGGATTGGCACCTCGATGTCGACTCATCGCATCCTGGGGCTGAAGTAGGTCCCAAGGGTTGGGCTGTTCGCCCATTAAAGCGGTACGTGAGTTGGGTTCAGAACGTCGTGAGACAGTTCGGTCCCTATCTGCTGCGGGCGTAGGAAACTTGAGGGGGGTCACACCTAGTACGAGAGGACCGGTGTGAGGGTACCGCTAGTGAATCAGCTGTTCCGCCAGGAGCAGGAGCTGAGTAGCTATGTACCTGACCGATAACCGCTGAAAGCATCTAAGCGGGAAACGGGCCCCGAGATGAGGTTTCCCACTCTTCGGAGGTAAGGGCAGTTCGAGACGAGGACGTAGATAGGCCGGAGGTGTAAGTACAGTGATGTATTGAGCCGACCGGTACTAATAGCCCGAGGCCTTGACCTTATTAAGTAACTATGCACATGTGAATGAGTATTGAGGGGTGCAGATACCAGATATGGAAACACGCGGATCCATGCCGAACCCGACCGTTAAGCATATCTGGGCCGATGGTAGTATGGGCAATCCATGCGAGAGTAGGTAGCGCCCCTCTTTTTATTTTTCCCCTGTCTCTATGACAGGGGTTTTTCTTTTAATAGTAAAATTATTTATTACTGGAATTCAAAAATAAAACGAATGAAAATTCGAATGAAGCAGGTCAATTTTGCATGGATGCAAAATTGAGTGAAACCGAACATGGATGTGAGTTTGATGCGACCTGCGAAAATGAGAATTTTCGAGGATTTAGAATTTTTACTTGGTGAAGAGCATTATTTTATAATTTTCTTCGTTTTTTCCAGATTAGCAATCGAGCGTTTGAATGAGTTTTATTTTGATTCCATTTCTTTACAAATTAATGAGGAGCATAAAACTCCTCTTATTTAAAAATTTTGAATAATGTTTTTTCTGGGTTTATTGAATAAATTACTATTTTCTTTTCATCAGGAAAATGATTAAACTTTTTAGAATGCTTTTTTAGAATTTTAATGTCAATATCTAAATGGTTTCTATATTCAATTATTAAACTCTTATCATATATTTCAATATTTTTTGCTCCTTTTTTATATGCAATAATTCTTAATTTTGTATATTCTAACAAATTGTTGACTTCTTCAGGTATTTTACCGAATCTATCTTCAATATCCTTTTTTATGTTTTCAATATTTTCAATATTATTTTCATTAGCTATAGTTCTATATATTCTCATTCTTTCAATTGGATTTTCTATATATTTTTCAGGTATAATTATAGGCATTTTTATTCCTTTAATATCAAGATTAATTTTTTCTTTAACTTCTTTCATTTCTAATTGTTTTGAATAATATTCTGCTATAGTTCTATTTAATATTTCTTTATACATGTGCAATCCAACATTATTAATATGTCCTTTTTGTTCAATGCCTAGTAAATCTCCAAATCCCCTAATTTCTAAATCCTGTAGAGCCAACTTAAGTCCGCTACCAGGTCCTGAAATATTTTTAATAGCCTCTAATTTTTTTATTGTTTCTGTTTTTAGTTTTGTTTTGTATAAAAAATAAGCAAAAGCTCTTTTATTACTTCTTCCAACTCTACCTCTTAATTGATATAATTGAGATATGCCATATCGTTCTGAATCATCAATTATTAATGTATTAGCATTTGGTATATCAATCCCATTTTCAATTATTGTTGTAGATATTAAAACATCAATATCTCCATTGTAAAACATTTTTATTATTTTAGATAAGTATTTTTTGGGCATTTTTCCATGTACTGCAACAGTATTTACTTCAGGAACAATTTTTCTAACTTTTTCTTCAATTTCTTCTAAATCATTAATTCGGTTGTGAATGTATAATACTTGACCACCTCTTGATTTTTCTCTTAAAATAGCAGTTCTTATGATATTATCCGAATATTTAAAAACAAAAGTTTCTACTGGAATTCTTCCATATGGTGGTGTAGATAATACAGATAAATCTCTTAAACCTGTAATTGAAAAATAAAGTGTGCGGGGAATAGGAGTTGCACTCATTGTTAAAACATTTATTCCATGAGAAAGCTCTTTCAATTTTTCTTTTTGAAAAACACCAAATCTTTGTTCTTCATCAACTACCAATAATCCCAATTTTTTGAATTTAATATTTTTATTTAATAATGCATGAGTTCCTATTATTACATCTAATTTTCCTGAATTAATTTTATCAATTATAATATTTTTTTCTTTTTGAGTTTTAAATCTATCTATTAATTCTACAGTTATTCCTACTTCTTCAAATCTATCTTTTACGTTATCATAATATTGTTGAGCTAGTATTGTTGTAGGAACTAAAATTGCTGCTTGATAACCAGAACTTACAGTTCTTACTACAGCTCTTAAAGCTACTTCTGTTTTTCCAAATCCAGCATCACCAGCTATAAGTCTATCCATAGGTTTTGTTGAAGATAAATCATTTAATACTTCCTCAATTGCTTTTTCTTGATCTATTGTTTCTATATAATCAAAGGTTTTTTTAAATTTTTCTTCAATTTCTTCATCGCCACTTAATGAAATTCCTGTTGTATGTTCTCTCAATGCATATAATTTAATTAATTCCCTTATTTTATTTCTTATATTATCTTCAATTTTTTTCTTGCGTTTTTGCCATGATGAAGAACCTATTTTGTCAATTTTTACTAAATCTTTATCCCCAACATATTTAGTAATTTTATCAATTCTTTCAATTGGTAAAAATACTTTTGCGTTATTTTCATATTCTATTTTGATTAATTCTTTTTCACCAGAATATGTTTTTATTTTTTCTAAACCTTTATAAATACCAATTCCATAGTCTTCATGAACAATAAGATCATCAATTTTTAAATCTTCCCATTCTAGAATAGGCAATTCATTGCTTTTTTCCTTTGAGGTAACTTTTTTCACTAAAAGATTATGTTTGTCAACTTCTAAATTTTTATATTTTAATTTCAATATTTTTTCTATATTTTGACCACTGAATTCTTTATACAAATCTTTTTTTATATCAGAAAAAATAAATTCTAAATTTTCTTTTTCTCTTTCATAATATGATTTTATGTTTTCTTTTTCATTTATGATAAATATTTCTAAATTGTTTATATCAATATAATCAAGTAATGTATTTTTCTTTTCATATAATACAGCAGGTAATGTTTCAAATGTTTCTATATCAAAGGAAACATTTTTGTATTTATGGTTTATAAGGAAAGTTTCCAGATTTTTGTTATAAATATTTTCATATTTATACATGAATTCGGATCCAGGAACGAAAATAAAATTATTGATTGACTTAATACTTTTTTGAGAATATGGATCAAAAAAATTAATTCTTGTAATTTCATCATCAAATAATTCTATTCTTATAGGGAAGTCATAGATAGGAATAAAGATATCCTTAACGAAACCTTTTTGAGAAAATTCACCATATTCATATACATTCCATGTTTTTTTATAACCTGAAATTAAAGGGTTTATATTCAAATTTTCATTGATTTTAAAAGATAATATTTCATTTTTAAAGAGATTTGGTGGAATTGTGTATCTACTCAATGAATGAAATGTAGTAAATATTATTGCATCATTATTTTTATTTAAAAGATTATAAAGCGTTTTTATTCTATATGCTTTTATTTTATTTGAAACATCAATAGATTCAAAAGGAAAAATATCATAATTCGGATAAAATAAAATATTGTCTTCAATTAAATCTTCAATATTCCATGCTTCTGGAAAGATAACGATTTTAAATTTTTTCGTTGATTTTTTTATTATGTCCAATATGTCATTTAGTATAATAATCACCTCTACATAAAAAAATACGGACTTCAAGTCCGTTTTTATATTCGTACATCCAGAGAATGACCTCTATAGTCATCAATGACTATTTTTTTCTCTTCATTATTTTCTTTATGTTTTCTTTTTTGATTATTATATTCAGAGGAATGTTTTTTTTGATTATCATTTATATGTTGAGATTCAGATTTTTCCTCTGTATTTTTTACCTGAGATCGTGCTTCCTGATTTTTTTTGATGTGTTCTTCTAAATCTGTACTTTTTGCAGCAATTAGAGCATTATTTAAATGTTGAATATTATTAGACACATCAACATTAGTAATATAAGAAATACTTAAATTAATAGGATCAGGCATATTAATCACCGCCTAACATTTTCTTCAGTTTAATAATTATAGAAGAATGTATTTGCGATACTCTTGATTCTGAAATATCCAGAATTTTTCCAATTTCTTTGAAAGTCATTTCTTTTTCATAATATAATGATAAAATAAGTTGTTCTCTTTTATTTAGACTTAATATAGCTTTTTTGAGTTCGTTTTTTAACATATCTTTATAAGCAAGTATTTCTGGATCATTTTCAGCATTATCAGATTCAATATTTATTTCATTGTTAGTAATCAAAAAAGAATCTAAACTTAAAATATGACTTCTATATAATTCTGCTTTTAATTTTTTAACATCTTTTTCAGATATTTCTAAAATTTTTGCTAATTCCTCATCATCTATATAATCGTCGATATTTTGCTCTGCTAAAACTTCTTCCATTTTTTTAATCTTATGTCTTAAATCTTTTGGTAACCAATCTATTTTTCTTAAATAATCAAGCATAGCACCTCTAATTCTTTTTATAGCAAAAGAATAGAAAGTAACTCCTTTTTGCGGATTATATTTTTCCAATGACTGTAATAAACCGATAATCCCTTCCTGTATTAAATCGTCAAGTTCAACATTCTTTGGAAGGGAAGATAGTAAATTTAAGGCAATATATTTTATCTTTGGCAAAAAATTTTTTATTACATCATCTTTATTTATATTTTTCATTATCTATTAATCACTGCCTTTATGGTTGTATTAAGTATTATGACTACAGCAATACTTATTATTGAGCGCAAAACAGAGGTTATGAAAAAGTTTTTTGA from Marinitoga aeolica harbors:
- a CDS encoding helicase-related protein; the encoded protein is MIIILNDILDIIKKSTKKFKIVIFPEAWNIEDLIEDNILFYPNYDIFPFESIDVSNKIKAYRIKTLYNLLNKNNDAIIFTTFHSLSRYTIPPNLFKNEILSFKINENLNINPLISGYKKTWNVYEYGEFSQKGFVKDIFIPIYDFPIRIELFDDEITRINFFDPYSQKSIKSINNFIFVPGSEFMYKYENIYNKNLETFLINHKYKNVSFDIETFETLPAVLYEKKNTLLDYIDINNLEIFIINEKENIKSYYEREKENLEFIFSDIKKDLYKEFSGQNIEKILKLKYKNLEVDKHNLLVKKVTSKEKSNELPILEWEDLKIDDLIVHEDYGIGIYKGLEKIKTYSGEKELIKIEYENNAKVFLPIERIDKITKYVGDKDLVKIDKIGSSSWQKRKKKIEDNIRNKIRELIKLYALREHTTGISLSGDEEIEEKFKKTFDYIETIDQEKAIEEVLNDLSSTKPMDRLIAGDAGFGKTEVALRAVVRTVSSGYQAAILVPTTILAQQYYDNVKDRFEEVGITVELIDRFKTQKEKNIIIDKINSGKLDVIIGTHALLNKNIKFKKLGLLVVDEEQRFGVFQKEKLKELSHGINVLTMSATPIPRTLYFSITGLRDLSVLSTPPYGRIPVETFVFKYSDNIIRTAILREKSRGGQVLYIHNRINDLEEIEEKVRKIVPEVNTVAVHGKMPKKYLSKIIKMFYNGDIDVLISTTIIENGIDIPNANTLIIDDSERYGISQLYQLRGRVGRSNKRAFAYFLYKTKLKTETIKKLEAIKNISGPGSGLKLALQDLEIRGFGDLLGIEQKGHINNVGLHMYKEILNRTIAEYYSKQLEMKEVKEKINLDIKGIKMPIIIPEKYIENPIERMRIYRTIANENNIENIENIKKDIEDRFGKIPEEVNNLLEYTKLRIIAYKKGAKNIEIYDKSLIIEYRNHLDIDIKILKKHSKKFNHFPDEKKIVIYSINPEKTLFKIFK
- a CDS encoding FliA/WhiG family RNA polymerase sigma factor, encoding MKNINKDDVIKNFLPKIKYIALNLLSSLPKNVELDDLIQEGIIGLLQSLEKYNPQKGVTFYSFAIKRIRGAMLDYLRKIDWLPKDLRHKIKKMEEVLAEQNIDDYIDDEELAKILEISEKDVKKLKAELYRSHILSLDSFLITNNEINIESDNAENDPEILAYKDMLKNELKKAILSLNKREQLILSLYYEKEMTFKEIGKILDISESRVSQIHSSIIIKLKKMLGGD